The Planktothrix agardhii NIES-204 genomic interval GGCGGCAATGGAAAAACCAATGATTAAACCCTTAGCTAAAAAACTGATATCCATAATCAATTTAAGGACAAAAGGACTTAGATAGCCCTAAAGGGCTTACTACTATATGATCAGGAGGTAAACTCAGCATAACTCAAAACGGAACCATGATCACCCATAACACTTTAGTTTTAGCAACGGATTTAGATGGGACATTTTTAGGGGGTTCTCTACAGGAACGACAGAAATTTTATAACTATTTGCAGTCAAAACGCGATCGCTTATTATTAATTTTTGTCACAGGTCGTAGTTTAGAATTGACCTTGCGTTTATACGAAGAAAAAAACCTAATCATTCCCAGACCTGATTATATTATTGGGGATGTAGGAACAACCGTTTATGAGGGAAAAACCTTAACACCCGTTGCCCAAGTCCAAAATTGGATTGCCGATATTTGGGGAAATTCTAGCGAATTTGCTACCAAAATATTAGTCGATGAACCGAAATTAATCCTACAACCCCTATCCCCTAAATATCGAGTTTCCTATTATTATAAACCCGATCAAAATCAAGATCGAATCATTAAAAAAATTCAAGATGCCGGATTTGATTGTATTACCTCGGCGGATAAATATTTAGATATTTTGCCCAAAGGTATTGCTAAAGGTTCAACGTTGCTAAAACTAATGAATTACTTAAAAATTGCTTCCCATCAAGTGATTACATCTGGGGATTCCTTAAATGATTTACCCTTATTTGAAACCGGACTTAAAAGTATTGCGGTAGGAAACTCCGAATTAAAATTACTCGATAAAATCAAACCTTTAAAAAATGTTTATTATAGTAATTTCCCTGGAGTTACAGGAATTTTTGATGGAATTCAATATTATAATCAAACCTTCTAAAATCTGATGGGCT includes:
- a CDS encoding putative hydrolase of the HAD superfamily protein; the encoded protein is MITHNTLVLATDLDGTFLGGSLQERQKFYNYLQSKRDRLLLIFVTGRSLELTLRLYEEKNLIIPRPDYIIGDVGTTVYEGKTLTPVAQVQNWIADIWGNSSEFATKILVDEPKLILQPLSPKYRVSYYYKPDQNQDRIIKKIQDAGFDCITSADKYLDILPKGIAKGSTLLKLMNYLKIASHQVITSGDSLNDLPLFETGLKSIAVGNSELKLLDKIKPLKNVYYSNFPGVTGIFDGIQYYNQTF